The segment ACGTTTTAAAGGGTGTTAAAATGGTGAAACATGCTTGTTCTGAACTTAAAACGCCAACTTGTGATGCGCGGCATTAAGCATGGAGTGTCTTACTTGCAGCATCATGGATATACGGAGGCAGAGGCCCGTAAACTGATCAATGGGAATTTGAAATTGATACGGCTGACCCTGCTTGCACGGTTGTGCGAGACCTTTAAATGTTCTCCGAACGAATTGTTTGATTGGGAGGGCGACCCGACCCATGTATTGTCAGAGATCAGCAAATCGGAAGCACCGAATATTCTGAAGCTGCTGGAGGGTAAGAGCCCACAGGAGCTGGAGGAGATC is part of the Flavobacteriales bacterium genome and harbors:
- a CDS encoding helix-turn-helix transcriptional regulator yields the protein MLVLNLKRQLVMRGIKHGVSYLQHHGYTEAEARKLINGNLKLIRLTLLARLCETFKCSPNELFDWEGDPTHVLSEISKSEAPNILKLLEGKSPQELEEILRKLKEIG